The Paenibacillus uliginis N3/975 genome has a window encoding:
- a CDS encoding helix-turn-helix domain-containing protein, whose translation MEVDDSKQIILQVGAALKKFRKEKNMSLEELAELTGVSKLTLGNIERGETNPTIAIIWRISKGLSLPFMALFKSEDPVCLYRAGEGLRFTSDHKNWIVEPIFKNASYDIEMYRAYLQPNSSYYPEGHHMNSTEIATVMTGAIEIHVNGEVYLLNQYDSISFRADSPHSYTNHTDSEAVLHISLKYGM comes from the coding sequence ATGGAAGTCGATGATTCAAAGCAAATTATATTACAAGTCGGCGCTGCCCTAAAAAAATTCAGAAAAGAAAAGAACATGAGCCTAGAGGAATTAGCGGAGTTGACTGGTGTAAGTAAACTCACGCTTGGAAATATTGAGCGTGGCGAAACTAATCCAACAATTGCCATTATATGGAGAATTTCAAAAGGTCTCTCTTTACCGTTTATGGCCTTGTTCAAATCTGAAGATCCTGTATGTCTTTACCGAGCAGGTGAGGGGTTGCGGTTTACTAGCGATCATAAGAATTGGATTGTTGAACCAATATTTAAAAACGCAAGTTACGATATTGAAATGTATCGTGCTTATTTACAACCAAATAGCTCGTATTACCCTGAAGGTCATCATATGAATTCAACTGAAATTGCGACAGTAATGACAGGTGCCATTGAAATTCATGTTAATGGAGAGGTTTATTTATTGAATCAATATGATTCGATCAGTTTCCGTGCAGACAGTCCACATTCTTATACTAATCATACGGATAGCGAAGCAGTGCTCCATATTTCATTAAAATATGGAATGTAA
- a CDS encoding tyrosine-type recombinase/integrase has translation MFVEVNLYPHRFRHTYACQLLDNGAPLDFIQGMLGHEKASTTQIYAQLRGERRRELYRRFF, from the coding sequence TTGTTCGTTGAAGTAAATCTATATCCGCATCGATTTCGTCATACCTATGCGTGCCAACTCCTCGATAATGGAGCACCTTTAGATTTCATTCAAGGCATGCTAGGGCATGAAAAAGCATCAACCACTCAAATATATGCTCAGCTACGCGGCGAACGACGACGAGAACTTTATCGTCGTTTTTTTTAG
- a CDS encoding CynX/NimT family MFS transporter: protein MPNQIEKNQKKQAVPSSTWLIILGIIVIAANLRAPLTSVGPLVSLIRDDVHISNTLAGLITTVPLLAFALLSPLVPKLGRKYGVEPVICFALIFLTVGIIIRSLSGATNLYIGTAILGFAIAVCNVLLPSLIKRDFPNKIGSMTGIYSISMNLCGAIASGISVPLAVGAGLKWQGALGIWGILSFLSILCWLPQFRNRSKQVSTSRNKESINNDVNVWRSSLAWQVTLFMGIQSMIFYVLIAWLPEILKQQGIDSSQSGWYLSIMQLALLPFTFIVPVIAGRMSSQRSLVTITTILLLTGTLGLLYGSTNIILLWIIILGIGGGFAFGLSMMFFGLRTENAHQAAELSGMAQSIGYLLAAIGPALIGYLHDGTNSWTLPLLILLGASVLLFLFGIGAAKNQFVGAPKK, encoded by the coding sequence ATGCCGAATCAAATAGAAAAAAACCAGAAAAAACAAGCCGTTCCATCTTCTACGTGGCTGATAATTTTAGGCATTATTGTTATTGCGGCTAATTTACGTGCTCCTTTAACCTCGGTCGGTCCTTTAGTTAGTCTCATTAGGGATGACGTTCATATTTCAAATACTTTAGCAGGCTTGATAACTACGGTGCCATTGCTAGCTTTTGCCTTATTATCGCCTCTTGTTCCAAAATTAGGACGAAAATATGGAGTGGAACCCGTCATTTGTTTTGCTCTTATTTTTTTAACCGTTGGTATTATAATACGTTCTTTATCTGGGGCAACTAATCTGTACATTGGGACAGCGATTCTTGGATTTGCAATTGCAGTGTGTAATGTATTATTGCCAAGTCTAATCAAACGGGATTTTCCAAATAAAATTGGCTCCATGACAGGTATATATTCTATTTCAATGAATTTATGTGGAGCGATCGCTTCTGGAATCAGTGTACCACTAGCAGTGGGAGCAGGTTTAAAATGGCAAGGCGCATTGGGAATCTGGGGTATTCTAAGCTTTTTATCAATTCTCTGTTGGTTACCGCAATTTAGAAATCGATCAAAGCAAGTATCCACCTCTCGCAACAAGGAATCAATCAACAATGATGTGAATGTTTGGCGTTCGTCCCTTGCTTGGCAAGTAACCTTGTTTATGGGCATACAATCCATGATATTCTATGTGCTGATTGCATGGTTACCTGAAATTTTAAAACAGCAAGGAATTGATTCGAGTCAATCAGGATGGTATCTCTCAATTATGCAACTGGCTCTGCTTCCATTTACCTTTATTGTCCCCGTTATTGCTGGGCGCATGTCTAGCCAACGGTCGTTAGTGACCATCACCACCATTTTACTTTTGACGGGAACACTCGGACTACTTTATGGAAGTACCAATATAATTCTGTTGTGGATCATAATACTTGGAATTGGTGGAGGCTTCGCCTTTGGTTTGTCCATGATGTTTTTCGGCTTGCGTACAGAAAATGCTCATCAGGCTGCTGAACTGTCTGGAATGGCTCAATCGATCGGATACCTCCTTGCAGCAATTGGTCCAGCGTTGATTGGATATCTGCATGATGGGACAAATAGTTGGACCCTGCCACTCCTCATATTACTTGGTGCTTCTGTATTACTATTTTTGTTTGGTATTGGTGCAGCAAAGAACCAATTTGTGGGTGCACCTAAAAAGTAA
- a CDS encoding response regulator transcription factor produces MKLLIVEDDIGISHTIARVMQDEGHKVTECHNGEEGLHQALYGEFDLIILDIMLPKVDGFTFIQELRKQRVDTPILCLTAKDGLNDRVKGLTIGADDYVVKPFEIPELIVRAKVLLRRYGKVNQEEQISYGPIAIQVRNRAITVTGEELTLTEKEYELLEYLLMNKEQIVTKEQIYYRIWGLDSEAGIGIVELYVHYLRKKLSFWHADQYIQTVRGLGYILRINK; encoded by the coding sequence ATGAAGCTATTGATCGTAGAGGACGATATTGGGATATCGCACACAATTGCAAGAGTTATGCAGGATGAAGGGCATAAGGTTACGGAATGTCATAATGGAGAAGAGGGCTTGCATCAAGCATTGTACGGCGAGTTCGATTTAATTATATTGGATATTATGCTGCCTAAAGTTGATGGATTTACGTTCATCCAAGAGCTGAGGAAGCAAAGAGTGGATACCCCGATTCTTTGTCTGACGGCAAAGGATGGATTGAACGACCGGGTAAAGGGGTTAACGATCGGAGCGGACGATTATGTGGTGAAGCCATTCGAGATTCCCGAACTGATCGTCAGAGCTAAAGTGCTGCTGCGTCGTTATGGCAAGGTTAATCAAGAAGAGCAGATTAGCTACGGCCCGATTGCTATTCAAGTTAGAAATCGTGCAATAACGGTCACGGGAGAAGAGCTGACTTTAACAGAAAAGGAATATGAGCTGCTTGAGTACCTGCTCATGAATAAAGAGCAGATCGTGACGAAGGAGCAAATCTATTACCGAATTTGGGGACTCGATTCGGAAGCGGGAATCGGCATCGTGGAGCTCTATGTCCATTATCTTCGGAAGAAGCTGTCTTTTTGGCATGCCGATCAATATATCCAAACCGTAAGAGGCTTGGGATACATACTCAGAATAAACAAGTAG
- a CDS encoding VOC family protein, which produces MIKGFGGIFWRTKNLEVIKKWYSEVLKIEIENWNGTVIKPQLGNETIFSFFTENDSFFPTEQQVMLNFQVHNLNETIKHLEHIGVPLAKKKEISEFGKFIWIEDPEGRLVELWEK; this is translated from the coding sequence ATGATAAAAGGTTTCGGAGGAATATTTTGGAGAACTAAGAATCTTGAAGTTATAAAAAAATGGTACAGTGAAGTGTTGAAGATTGAAATAGAAAATTGGAATGGGACTGTGATAAAACCCCAATTAGGAAATGAGACTATCTTTTCTTTCTTTACCGAGAATGACAGTTTTTTTCCAACAGAACAACAAGTGATGTTAAATTTCCAAGTGCATAATCTAAACGAGACTATTAAGCATCTTGAACATATTGGTGTACCTCTTGCAAAGAAAAAAGAGATTAGTGAATTTGGAAAGTTTATTTGGATTGAAGATCCTGAAGGTCGACTGGTTGAGCTTTGGGAGAAATAA
- a CDS encoding dihydropteridine reductase, with the protein MQIYWTKINKIIEETPEVKTYLLDCPKDFTWEEGSHTHFALEGFNAGDKPNRGLIRHMSISTLPHEKSIGITTRIREQCSEFKTILRNLEVGNEVAIFKTHSNVPLKREDKNVYLLSSGVGLATFRPLVLDYFERADNVNQIHSLNIDSSKDFLFTNIFKSVPGKKFTSLFVDNRKDYYEEVKKLAADKDGLFYVVGSDEFLVQNIEVLREQGIKPEQIMLDKREQQLPEFLSFDLSI; encoded by the coding sequence ATGCAAATATATTGGACTAAAATAAATAAGATTATTGAAGAAACACCTGAGGTTAAAACGTACCTGCTCGACTGTCCGAAAGACTTTACATGGGAAGAAGGTTCCCACACCCACTTCGCACTGGAAGGTTTTAATGCCGGAGATAAACCAAACCGTGGCCTGATTCGCCACATGTCAATCTCTACTTTACCGCACGAAAAATCAATCGGTATCACAACACGCATCAGAGAGCAATGCTCTGAGTTTAAAACGATTTTAAGAAATCTTGAAGTCGGCAATGAAGTTGCAATATTTAAAACTCATTCGAATGTACCGCTTAAAAGAGAAGACAAAAATGTTTACCTGCTGTCTTCAGGTGTCGGTCTGGCAACTTTCAGACCGCTTGTTCTTGATTATTTCGAACGTGCTGACAATGTCAATCAAATTCATTCCCTGAACATCGATTCATCAAAAGATTTCTTGTTCACTAATATTTTCAAATCCGTTCCTGGCAAGAAGTTCACATCACTGTTCGTCGATAATCGTAAAGATTACTATGAAGAAGTGAAAAAACTTGCTGCAGACAAAGATGGACTTTTCTATGTTGTCGGCAGCGACGAATTCCTCGTTCAGAACATTGAAGTATTGCGTGAGCAGGGCATCAAGCCGGAACAGATTATGCTCGACAAGCGTGAACAACAACTGCCTGAGTTTTTATCATTTGATTTGTCAATTTAA
- a CDS encoding helix-turn-helix domain-containing protein, which translates to MAIIINIDVMLAKRKMSVTELSARVGITMANLSILKNGKAKAIRLSTLEGICKALECQPGDILEYRSDKDTQG; encoded by the coding sequence ATGGCTATTATAATCAATATTGACGTGATGTTGGCTAAAAGGAAAATGAGCGTAACTGAACTTTCGGCGAGGGTTGGAATAACGATGGCTAATCTTTCTATATTGAAAAATGGAAAGGCAAAAGCGATTCGATTATCCACTTTAGAGGGGATTTGTAAAGCTTTAGAATGTCAGCCTGGCGATATTTTAGAATACAGAAGTGACAAAGATACGCAAGGATAA
- a CDS encoding DUF2975 domain-containing protein, whose protein sequence is MKQGTTFFLKMAVMLIGIPILALCIFLVPKIGSFAGELYPDIAYMKPLVLIDMYAAALPFYFALYQAFKLLSYIDKNQAFSELSIRALKNIKYCAITISTLYLLGMPLYYLMAERIDPPSFIPMGLVIIFASMVIAVFAAVLQSLLQEAINIKSENDLTI, encoded by the coding sequence ATGAAACAGGGAACAACATTCTTTTTGAAAATGGCTGTTATGCTTATTGGAATCCCAATTCTTGCTTTGTGCATATTTTTAGTGCCTAAGATCGGGAGTTTTGCTGGAGAATTGTATCCAGATATCGCTTATATGAAACCTCTCGTTTTAATCGATATGTACGCGGCAGCGCTACCTTTTTACTTTGCTCTGTATCAAGCCTTTAAACTTTTAAGCTATATTGATAAGAACCAAGCATTCTCGGAATTATCCATTAGGGCTTTAAAGAATATAAAATACTGTGCCATCACAATCAGTACCTTGTACCTGCTGGGTATGCCACTCTACTATCTCATGGCGGAGAGAATTGACCCTCCAAGTTTCATACCAATGGGATTGGTCATTATTTTCGCCTCTATGGTGATCGCCGTTTTTGCTGCTGTTCTCCAAAGTCTTTTACAAGAAGCTATTAATATAAAATCAGAAAATGATTTAACGATCTGA
- a CDS encoding VOC family protein: MIKFISSVLFVKDIAVSRMFYEEILDQQIEIDYGVNIGYVGGFSIWKKDVAHQNIFRDNKAEIELIGNRKQQIELYFEVEYIDKICKKLKDHQIEFVHDMFEQPWGQRVFRVYDPDKYIIELGEPMNVVIKRYYETGMTFEEVAERSSTPISIVRSVINNK, translated from the coding sequence ATGATTAAATTTATCTCATCAGTTTTATTTGTTAAGGATATAGCAGTTTCACGGATGTTTTATGAAGAGATTTTAGACCAACAAATAGAGATAGACTATGGTGTCAATATCGGATACGTTGGTGGCTTTTCAATATGGAAGAAGGACGTAGCACATCAAAACATATTTAGAGATAACAAGGCTGAAATCGAATTGATAGGTAACAGGAAGCAGCAAATTGAACTGTACTTCGAAGTAGAATACATAGATAAGATATGTAAAAAACTTAAAGATCATCAGATTGAATTCGTTCATGACATGTTTGAACAACCTTGGGGGCAAAGAGTATTTAGAGTGTATGATCCAGATAAATATATTATAGAATTAGGCGAACCGATGAATGTGGTAATAAAGAGATATTATGAAACGGGTATGACATTTGAAGAGGTAGCAGAGAGGTCTTCAACTCCAATTAGTATTGTAAGAAGCGTAATTAATAATAAATAA
- a CDS encoding IS5 family transposase (programmed frameshift), producing the protein MKRRYEIHDDQWELIKDVLPAERKKQGGRPAKNNRTMLNAMLWIARTGAPWRDLPEYYGPWKSVYTRFRRWQMSGVWERVLEQISIEPDFENVMIDATIVRVHQHGAGAKGGKQFQAIGRSRGGLTTKIHAIVDALGNPLRFELTGGQNHDCVTGYDMLKCMELAGANVLADRAYDTNDILDFLHEQQAQPVIPCKKSRKIQRECDWWLYKERHEIECFFNKIKHYRRIATRFDKLACTFRAFLTRFGWLRFEDRP; encoded by the exons ATGAAGAGACGATACGAAATACATGACGATCAGTGGGAACTTATCAAAGACGTGTTGCCAGCCGAACGAAAGAAACAAGGAGGACGACCTGCAAAAAATAACCGGACCATGCTCAATGCCATGCTCTGGATTGCTAGAACCGGCGCGCCTTGGCGCGATTTACCGGAGTATTATGGTCCCTGGAAATCGGTTTACACTCGGTTTCGTCGGTGGCAAATGTCAGGCGTATGGGAGCGAGTCCTTGAACAGATTTCGATTGAACCCGACTTCGAAAATGTGATGATCGATGCGACGATTGTTCGCGTTCATCAACATGGAGCCGGAGCAAAAGGGGGCA AGCAATTTCAGGCAATCGGCCGCTCCAGAGGCGGATTAACAACCAAAATCCATGCAATTGTAGATGCGCTGGGTAACCCTTTGCGTTTTGAACTCACCGGCGGCCAAAATCATGATTGTGTGACCGGTTATGACATGTTGAAATGCATGGAACTCGCTGGAGCAAACGTGTTGGCTGATCGAGCTTATGACACCAATGATATTCTCGATTTTCTTCATGAGCAGCAGGCTCAGCCCGTGATTCCGTGCAAAAAATCTCGTAAGATTCAGCGTGAATGTGACTGGTGGCTCTACAAAGAACGTCATGAAATCGAATGTTTTTTCAACAAGATTAAACACTACCGCCGGATAGCTACCCGGTTCGATAAATTAGCCTGTACGTTTAGAGCTTTTTTGACAAGGTTTGGTTGGCTTAGGTTTGAAGACAGGCCCTAG
- a CDS encoding DUF4153 domain-containing protein: MDINNRFIDNMDNPHELERMFRIEPEAFKKSFSYAWEQNPDSQVLAVWFERLHFKETVNTEKASLLQKDFLFMGILAFLAGISTRIIMHFVEQQAISPIILVFGVLPFIATYFVYKNSANKNILYTLVALFLISGIYMNMLPLENKDSIILAYLHLPIFLWVLVGIAFTGNEYGMGRTRLAYLKFNGEFCILYASMAISGMLLTALTMQLFSFVGMDISEFYFENVVLFGAAALAIVAAYLVSSNLKLAKNIAPYIAKIFSPLVLVTLLVYLITVIWVGKNPFLDRNFLLSFNGILLSVLAVTIFSITESGTDEKKSISDYINFGLIVLALIIDCVALSAIVFRLSSYGITPNRLAVLGVNILICANLIWIMLSYMRFILNKTGPSTIQDAVTKYLPVYGLWAAFVTFIFPLIF; encoded by the coding sequence ATGGACATTAACAATCGGTTTATTGATAATATGGATAACCCCCATGAGCTAGAGAGAATGTTTAGAATAGAACCCGAAGCTTTTAAAAAATCATTCTCATACGCCTGGGAACAAAACCCTGATTCGCAGGTTCTTGCCGTTTGGTTTGAAAGATTGCATTTCAAGGAGACGGTAAATACAGAAAAAGCATCCTTGCTTCAGAAAGATTTCTTATTCATGGGCATTTTAGCATTTCTGGCCGGGATTAGCACCAGGATCATTATGCATTTTGTTGAACAGCAAGCAATATCCCCTATTATCCTTGTATTTGGTGTACTTCCCTTTATTGCCACCTATTTTGTATACAAGAATTCAGCCAACAAAAATATTCTTTACACCCTTGTAGCGTTATTCCTAATCTCAGGAATTTATATGAATATGCTTCCACTAGAGAATAAAGACAGTATTATCCTGGCTTATCTACACCTACCCATTTTCTTATGGGTATTAGTAGGGATTGCATTTACAGGAAATGAATATGGCATGGGCAGGACAAGATTAGCCTATCTTAAATTTAATGGGGAATTTTGCATACTCTACGCCAGCATGGCAATTAGCGGAATGCTGCTAACAGCATTAACCATGCAGTTATTTAGTTTTGTCGGCATGGATATATCTGAATTCTATTTTGAAAATGTCGTTTTATTTGGTGCTGCCGCGCTCGCTATTGTGGCTGCATACCTGGTATCAAGCAACCTTAAACTTGCTAAAAATATAGCACCCTATATAGCCAAAATTTTTAGTCCTCTTGTACTGGTAACATTGTTGGTCTATCTTATAACGGTGATTTGGGTCGGAAAAAATCCATTCTTGGACCGCAATTTTCTCCTATCCTTCAACGGAATACTCCTTAGTGTATTGGCCGTCACCATATTCTCCATTACCGAGAGTGGCACTGACGAGAAAAAGAGCATTTCTGATTATATAAATTTTGGCCTAATTGTTCTTGCACTTATCATTGACTGTGTGGCTTTATCAGCCATAGTGTTCAGGCTCTCTTCTTATGGGATTACGCCCAACAGACTTGCTGTTTTAGGCGTAAACATACTGATCTGTGCCAATCTAATTTGGATTATGCTCTCCTATATGCGATTTATACTTAACAAAACCGGACCTTCAACCATCCAGGATGCGGTTACTAAGTATTTGCCGGTCTACGGACTTTGGGCAGCTTTCGTTACATTTATATTTCCTTTAATCTTTTAA
- a CDS encoding DUF2975 domain-containing protein, with product MKRGTTLFLKIAVIIIGIPVLALCIFLVPEIANYAVVLYPDMTFLKYLVFIGLYVTAIPFYFALYQAFKLLNYIDKNKAFSDLSVKTLKTIKYCAITISILYVVDMPLFYLIGEKDDAPGVIVIGLVIIFASMVIAVFAAVLQRLLKEAIDIKSENDLTV from the coding sequence GTGAAACGAGGAACAACACTCTTTTTAAAGATAGCTGTTATTATTATTGGAATTCCTGTTCTTGCTTTGTGTATATTTTTGGTGCCTGAGATAGCGAATTATGCAGTAGTATTGTATCCAGATATGACTTTTTTGAAATATCTCGTTTTTATCGGTTTGTATGTCACAGCAATACCTTTTTACTTTGCTCTGTATCAAGCTTTTAAACTTTTAAACTATATTGACAAGAATAAAGCTTTCTCGGATTTATCTGTAAAGACTTTAAAGACTATAAAATACTGTGCAATTACAATCAGTATCTTGTATGTTGTAGACATGCCACTCTTTTATCTCATTGGGGAAAAAGACGACGCTCCGGGCGTCATAGTAATCGGATTGGTCATTATTTTTGCTTCAATGGTGATTGCAGTCTTTGCTGCTGTTCTTCAAAGGCTTTTAAAAGAGGCTATTGATATAAAATCAGAAAATGATTTGACGGTCTGA
- a CDS encoding helix-turn-helix domain-containing protein, with amino-acid sequence MAIIINVDVMLAKRKMSVTELSERVGITMANLSILKNGKAKAVRFSTLEAICKTLNCQPGDILEYKSDEDTK; translated from the coding sequence ATGGCGATTATCATCAATGTTGATGTGATGTTGGCAAAAAGGAAAATGAGTGTAACAGAACTTTCGGAGAGGGTTGGAATTACTATGGCGAATCTTTCCATTCTGAAAAATGGGAAAGCAAAAGCGGTTCGTTTTTCAACATTAGAAGCGATATGTAAGACTTTGAATTGTCAGCCGGGTGATATTTTGGAGTACAAAAGTGACGAAGACACTAAATAA
- a CDS encoding integrase translates to MILSELWRLYETDKCIQGFSPKTLKAYALQHKMLMKELGDLDITEITLTQLKEYLAKQSNRLKPSSQGHRIRFVR, encoded by the coding sequence ATGATCTTAAGTGAGTTGTGGCGACTGTATGAGACTGATAAATGTATCCAAGGATTTAGTCCGAAAACATTGAAAGCATACGCTCTCCAGCACAAAATGCTGATGAAGGAACTCGGTGACCTGGATATAACCGAGATAACTTTAACTCAGCTGAAGGAGTACTTAGCGAAACAATCTAATCGGTTGAAGCCAAGTAGCCAAGGACACCGGATTCGCTTTGTTCGTTGA
- a CDS encoding S66 peptidase family protein: MIANKLNFGDEIRVIAPSRSLSIIWQEVFDKALKFLTNKGFKISFSKNCSELDEIDSSSIHSRIEDLHDAFLDKNVKAILTCIGGFNVNQILEYIDYSLIKRNPKIICGFSDITALLNSIYAKTGLITYHGPHFSSFGFNKEIEYTNAYFEKCLLKNETFIIEPSKHTKEYYVIQEGFTQGKIVGGNLCTLNLLQGTEFMPDLGNKILFLEDDNIVGDYFRYEFERNLQSLIQTSGFDEVKGIVIGRFEDSCKMDINTIRRMISTKKQLKNVPIISNVDFGHEFPFATFPIGGVVKIEANASKVSLEVVEH; encoded by the coding sequence ATGATTGCAAATAAACTAAATTTTGGAGATGAAATAAGGGTAATTGCACCTTCAAGAAGCCTAAGCATTATTTGGCAGGAGGTGTTTGATAAAGCCCTAAAATTTCTCACAAATAAGGGGTTTAAAATTTCGTTTTCAAAAAATTGTAGTGAGCTTGATGAAATTGATTCTTCGAGTATTCATTCTCGTATTGAAGACTTGCATGACGCGTTTCTTGATAAAAATGTTAAAGCCATACTAACTTGTATCGGCGGATTCAATGTGAACCAGATTTTAGAATATATAGATTACTCGTTAATAAAAAGGAATCCCAAAATAATATGCGGTTTTTCTGATATTACTGCTTTGCTGAATTCCATTTATGCTAAGACAGGATTAATCACTTATCATGGACCACATTTCTCATCCTTTGGATTTAACAAAGAAATTGAGTACACAAATGCCTACTTTGAAAAATGTCTATTAAAGAACGAGACCTTTATTATTGAGCCATCGAAACATACAAAGGAATATTATGTTATCCAAGAAGGCTTCACCCAGGGAAAAATTGTTGGGGGCAACCTTTGTACTTTAAACCTTTTGCAAGGAACAGAATTCATGCCTGACCTCGGAAATAAGATATTATTCCTTGAGGATGACAACATTGTAGGCGACTATTTCAGATATGAGTTCGAAAGAAACCTCCAATCACTCATTCAAACATCAGGCTTTGATGAAGTGAAAGGCATTGTAATTGGGCGCTTTGAGGATAGTTGCAAAATGGATATAAATACTATACGAAGAATGATTTCAACGAAAAAACAATTGAAAAACGTTCCAATCATTTCTAATGTAGATTTCGGTCATGAGTTTCCTTTTGCTACCTTTCCTATCGGTGGGGTTGTTAAAATTGAAGCCAATGCATCAAAAGTTTCCTTGGAAGTGGTAGAACATTAA